Within the Pseudomonas putida genome, the region ACGCACATGGAGCAGTGGCAGGCGGTTTAGGAACCGGTCATTGGCCGGCCTCCAACTGCTGCAGTTGAGCTGCCAGGCGCGTGCGTGCCCGGGCAGGCAGCGCCGCTGGCAATTCGGTCAAGCGGGCATCGCCTACCTGAATCAGCATCACCATGCCCATCGCCAGGTGCGGGATGCAATGGATGCCGTACACCCCTGCCACCGTGAAGGTCTGCTCGAAGGGCTGGTTCAGCTTGCTCTTGAACGCCATGGCGCCCTCCGGTAGCAACCCGGGCAGGCTGGCTGCGTTGTGGCCGCTCTGGGTCGGCACGAAACGTACCGTATCACCCGCAGCGATACGCAGGTGGTCGGGCTCGTAGATCATCGAGCCTGCCGCCCCGCGGTTGAGCATCTTCACTTCGTGCACCTCGGCCAGCGCGGCGTGAGGTAGCACAGC harbors:
- a CDS encoding pseudoazurin, producing the protein MLLRTTVLLLASAVLPHAALAEVHEVKMLNRGAAGSMIYEPDHLRIAAGDTVRFVPTQSGHNAASLPGLLPEGAMAFKSKLNQPFEQTFTVAGVYGIHCIPHLAMGMVMLIQVGDARLTELPAALPARARTRLAAQLQQLEAGQ